The Gymnogyps californianus isolate 813 chromosome 5, ASM1813914v2, whole genome shotgun sequence genome contains a region encoding:
- the LSP1 gene encoding lymphocyte-specific protein 1 isoform X2: MTSAILRRNSSKQGLQNLIRLTAQWSVEDEEEAARERRRREREKQLRSQAEEGLNGTVSCSESAGPAQENHYDFKPSGTSELEEDEGFSDWSQKLEQRKQRSPQQSYEEEDGGVSEAEVKLEQIQLNRESPEEIREQNVVIGEEERLCQEEEQVQEQEEEERAEQEEKKRRRNEEEEETPEKRQKAPSPASLEEEELCSDHTAVCSMKITDRTESLNRSIKKSNSIKKTQPPLPVSKIDDRLEQYTQAIETSTKAPKSVRQPSLDLPTTSMMVASTKSLWETGEVAAQSAVKSPPCKDIVAGDIVSKRSLWEQKGNPKTETNIKSTPSGKKYKFVATGHGQYKKVLIDDAAEQ; encoded by the exons GCTGACAGCACAGTGGAGTGTGGAAGACGAGGAGGAGGCAGCGAgagagcggcggcggcgggagcgggagaagcagctgaggtCCCAGGCAGAAGAGGGCTTGAACGGCACAGTCTCCTGCTCGGAGAGCGCGGGTCCAGCACAGGAAAACCA cTATGACTTTAAGCCGTCTGGGACTTcggagctggaggaggatgaGGGGTTCAGTGACTGGTCCCAGAAGCTCGAGCAGCGCAAACAGAG GTCTCCACAACAGTCGTATGAAGAAGAGGACGGTGGTGTGAGCGAAGCTGAAGTCAAACTGGAGCAGATCCAGCTGAATCGGGAAAGCCCGGAGGAGATCCGGGAGCAGAATGTGGTTATCggggaggaagagaggctgtgccaggaggaagaacaggtccaagagcaggaggaagaggagagagccGAGCAAGAG gaaaagaagagaaggagaaatgaagaagaagaagaaacaccaGAAAAACGCCAGAAGGCCCcaagccctgccagcctggaagaggaggagctaTGCTCTGACCACACTGCAGTGTGCTCCATGAAG ATCACGGACAGAACAGAGTCACTGAACCGCTCaataaagaaaag tAACAGCATAAAGAAGACTCAGCCTCCCCTCCCTGTGTCGAAGATTGATGACAGGCTGGAGCAGTACACTCAGGCTATTGAG ACATCCACAAAGGCTCCAAAATCTGTCCGACAGCCCTCTCTTGACCTTCCCACCACGAGCATGATGGTAGCCAGCACGAAAAGCCTCTGGGAGACTGGAGAGGTTGCAGCTCAGTCTGCCGTGAAGTCCCCACCCTGTAAG GATATCGTGGCTGGAGACATCGTGAGTAAACGAAGCCTTTGGGAACAGAAGGGCAATCCCAAAACCGAGACCAATATCAAG TCCACTCCTTCTGGCAAAAAGTATAAATTTGTTGCAACAGGCCATGGCCAGTACAAGAAGGTGTTGATAGATGATGCTGCAGAGCAATAG
- the LSP1 gene encoding lymphocyte-specific protein 1 isoform X1 gives MSDSEGCQKGAEGANQVGDEFPGESERLTAQWSVEDEEEAARERRRREREKQLRSQAEEGLNGTVSCSESAGPAQENHYDFKPSGTSELEEDEGFSDWSQKLEQRKQRSPQQSYEEEDGGVSEAEVKLEQIQLNRESPEEIREQNVVIGEEERLCQEEEQVQEQEEEERAEQEEKKRRRNEEEEETPEKRQKAPSPASLEEEELCSDHTAVCSMKITDRTESLNRSIKKSNSIKKTQPPLPVSKIDDRLEQYTQAIETSTKAPKSVRQPSLDLPTTSMMVASTKSLWETGEVAAQSAVKSPPCKDIVAGDIVSKRSLWEQKGNPKTETNIKSTPSGKKYKFVATGHGQYKKVLIDDAAEQ, from the exons GCTGACAGCACAGTGGAGTGTGGAAGACGAGGAGGAGGCAGCGAgagagcggcggcggcgggagcgggagaagcagctgaggtCCCAGGCAGAAGAGGGCTTGAACGGCACAGTCTCCTGCTCGGAGAGCGCGGGTCCAGCACAGGAAAACCA cTATGACTTTAAGCCGTCTGGGACTTcggagctggaggaggatgaGGGGTTCAGTGACTGGTCCCAGAAGCTCGAGCAGCGCAAACAGAG GTCTCCACAACAGTCGTATGAAGAAGAGGACGGTGGTGTGAGCGAAGCTGAAGTCAAACTGGAGCAGATCCAGCTGAATCGGGAAAGCCCGGAGGAGATCCGGGAGCAGAATGTGGTTATCggggaggaagagaggctgtgccaggaggaagaacaggtccaagagcaggaggaagaggagagagccGAGCAAGAG gaaaagaagagaaggagaaatgaagaagaagaagaaacaccaGAAAAACGCCAGAAGGCCCcaagccctgccagcctggaagaggaggagctaTGCTCTGACCACACTGCAGTGTGCTCCATGAAG ATCACGGACAGAACAGAGTCACTGAACCGCTCaataaagaaaag tAACAGCATAAAGAAGACTCAGCCTCCCCTCCCTGTGTCGAAGATTGATGACAGGCTGGAGCAGTACACTCAGGCTATTGAG ACATCCACAAAGGCTCCAAAATCTGTCCGACAGCCCTCTCTTGACCTTCCCACCACGAGCATGATGGTAGCCAGCACGAAAAGCCTCTGGGAGACTGGAGAGGTTGCAGCTCAGTCTGCCGTGAAGTCCCCACCCTGTAAG GATATCGTGGCTGGAGACATCGTGAGTAAACGAAGCCTTTGGGAACAGAAGGGCAATCCCAAAACCGAGACCAATATCAAG TCCACTCCTTCTGGCAAAAAGTATAAATTTGTTGCAACAGGCCATGGCCAGTACAAGAAGGTGTTGATAGATGATGCTGCAGAGCAATAG